The Novosphingobium terrae genome has a window encoding:
- a CDS encoding proline dehydrogenase family protein codes for MSLRSRLRDARYALPGLLGRHLPAPDAVWAGQQARLWQARGRATSFGWFPGAEDADGVLAGHLALVAALAGQDAVLAVKAPALGLSEARIATLAEAAAQAGVPLLFDAHGPALADATLALVEQAMALHPSVGCALPARWRRSAQDAARLRDQPLSLRIVKGEWADPQGDPADPDVAYLDLVRGLAGRAAPVVVATHDPALAAQALDLLIAAGTPCLLEQLRGLPHRRTEAVARQHGVPLRLYLPTGPGWWAYAIDKALARPYLPLWALRDRLGLKD; via the coding sequence GTGAGTCTCCGCAGTCGCCTCAGGGATGCCCGCTATGCCTTGCCGGGTCTGCTCGGGCGCCATCTGCCCGCGCCCGATGCGGTCTGGGCGGGGCAGCAGGCGCGGCTCTGGCAGGCGCGGGGCCGGGCGACGAGCTTTGGCTGGTTCCCCGGCGCTGAAGATGCCGATGGTGTGCTGGCGGGCCATCTGGCGCTGGTTGCGGCATTGGCGGGTCAGGATGCTGTGCTGGCCGTGAAAGCGCCCGCTCTGGGGCTGAGTGAAGCGCGCATCGCCACACTGGCCGAGGCGGCGGCTCAGGCCGGTGTGCCGCTGCTTTTCGATGCCCATGGCCCGGCGCTGGCCGATGCCACGCTGGCGCTGGTGGAGCAGGCCATGGCGCTGCATCCCTCTGTCGGCTGTGCGCTTCCCGCACGTTGGCGGCGTAGCGCTCAGGATGCCGCAAGGCTGCGTGATCAGCCGCTGAGCCTGCGGATCGTCAAGGGGGAGTGGGCCGATCCGCAGGGCGATCCTGCTGATCCGGACGTGGCCTATCTCGATCTGGTGCGTGGTCTGGCCGGTCGCGCGGCGCCGGTGGTGGTGGCGACCCATGATCCGGCGCTGGCGGCGCAGGCGCTCGATCTGCTGATCGCTGCGGGTACGCCCTGCCTGCTGGAGCAATTGCGCGGCCTGCCGCACCGCCGCACCGAGGCGGTGGCGCGGCAACACGGTGTTCCCTTGCGGCTCTATCTGCCCACCGGGCCGGGCTGGTGGGCTTATGCCATCGACAAGGCGCTAGCACGGCCCTACCTGCCGCTCTGGGCTCTGCGCGACCGGCTCGGCTTGAAAGATTAG
- a CDS encoding GNAT family N-acetyltransferase has translation MPTSLAEPDPRPESGVALDFQRFEAGYLLADAWLNLERHASLPTQTLGFIAALARSLLAGVNIAVFLGRGEGGIEALIPLCRAQSYAARWRLAGAREVFEPGDALCAGERGATLLAQVLARDPHALCLDRIPASSLLIPALHEAMRGRGLVSVRPARGCPTIPLDAGWGQGESFLNAGRRSDFRRAERRAAAMGAVFHEIIAPDPGEFDTLFDEAIAVEMNSWKRAAGSAIACDPAKEAFARAWFRHACEEGSLRIAFLRIGHKAVAMQLAVVSLNRYWLFKIGYDEAYRSCSPGNLLMLHSLRHAARAGLEAYELLGEAEPWIADFWTRESHECVRVRTYPFNPRGALALAQDGVEWLRWRLRRPKRKASGM, from the coding sequence ATGCCGACCAGTCTTGCCGAGCCTGATCCGCGCCCCGAAAGCGGGGTGGCGCTGGATTTCCAGCGCTTCGAGGCGGGGTATCTGCTGGCCGACGCCTGGCTGAATCTGGAGCGCCACGCCAGCCTGCCGACTCAGACTCTGGGCTTTATCGCGGCGCTGGCCCGCAGCCTGCTGGCGGGGGTGAACATCGCGGTCTTCCTCGGGCGCGGCGAGGGCGGAATCGAGGCGCTGATCCCGCTGTGCCGCGCACAATCCTATGCTGCCCGCTGGCGTCTGGCGGGCGCGCGTGAGGTCTTCGAGCCCGGCGATGCCCTGTGCGCGGGCGAGCGGGGCGCCACTCTGCTGGCACAGGTTCTGGCGCGCGATCCCCATGCGCTGTGTCTGGATCGCATTCCGGCCTCTTCGCTGCTGATCCCGGCCCTGCATGAGGCGATGCGCGGGCGCGGGCTGGTCTCGGTGCGCCCGGCGCGCGGTTGCCCGACCATTCCGCTCGATGCGGGCTGGGGGCAGGGCGAGAGCTTCCTCAACGCCGGGCGCCGCTCCGATTTCCGCCGGGCCGAGCGCCGTGCCGCCGCCATGGGCGCGGTCTTCCATGAAATCATCGCGCCCGACCCCGGCGAATTCGACACGCTGTTCGATGAAGCTATCGCGGTGGAGATGAACAGCTGGAAGCGCGCGGCGGGCAGCGCCATCGCCTGCGACCCGGCCAAAGAGGCCTTTGCCCGCGCCTGGTTCCGCCATGCCTGCGAGGAGGGGAGCTTGCGCATCGCCTTTCTGCGCATCGGTCACAAGGCGGTGGCGATGCAATTGGCGGTGGTCAGCCTCAACCGTTACTGGCTCTTCAAGATCGGCTATGATGAGGCCTATCGCAGCTGTTCACCGGGCAATCTGCTGATGCTGCACAGCCTGCGCCACGCCGCGCGCGCCGGGCTTGAGGCCTATGAGCTGCTGGGCGAGGCCGAACCCTGGATCGCCGATTTCTGGACCCGCGAAAGCCATGAGTGTGTGCGGGTGCGGACCTATCCCTTCAACCCGCGCGGCGCTCTGGCGTTGGCGCAGGATGGTGTGGAATGGCTGAGGTGGCGGTTGAGACGGCCAAAGCGCAAAGCCTCAGGAATGTGA
- a CDS encoding TetR/AcrR family transcriptional regulator gives MYDKPMTGQIHESPTPIARSRPARSTPIERALPAALPRRRDAVQRREALLNAAAACFETRGYSVPLEEIADLAGVGRGTLYRNFRDRVALALAIFEREIDELNPDHERNLPLDQALRSMVFRGARMSSLFTRMAAEVDLTEAQLADFKALGQRAQVAMEPLVSRAHAAGQLRKDIGPAEVLTAVRMLSALCKTVKSDEDTTAHIDMGLSLLMGGLAPR, from the coding sequence GTGTATGACAAGCCGATGACCGGCCAGATTCACGAGTCACCAACGCCCATCGCTCGGTCGCGCCCCGCGCGCTCGACCCCGATCGAACGCGCGCTGCCCGCCGCCCTGCCCCGGCGCCGCGATGCCGTGCAAAGGCGTGAGGCGCTGCTCAATGCGGCGGCGGCCTGTTTCGAAACGCGCGGCTATTCGGTGCCGCTGGAGGAAATCGCCGATCTGGCGGGGGTCGGGCGCGGCACGCTCTATCGCAATTTTCGGGATCGCGTGGCGCTGGCCCTGGCCATTTTCGAGCGCGAGATCGACGAGCTGAACCCCGATCATGAGCGCAATCTGCCGCTGGATCAGGCCTTGCGCTCCATGGTGTTTCGCGGCGCGCGCATGTCCTCGCTCTTCACCCGCATGGCCGCCGAGGTGGATCTGACCGAAGCCCAGCTCGCCGATTTCAAGGCGCTGGGCCAGCGCGCGCAGGTGGCGATGGAGCCGCTGGTCAGCCGGGCCCATGCCGCAGGGCAGCTGCGCAAGGACATCGGCCCCGCCGAGGTGCTGACCGCCGTCCGCATGCTGAGCGCCCTGTGCAAGACGGTCAAATCCGACGAGGACACCACAGCCCATATCGATATGGGCCTCTCGCTGCTGATGGGTGGGCTGGCGCCGCGCTAA
- a CDS encoding efflux transporter outer membrane subunit, with protein sequence MTMRFLPFAMVLPLGLAACTVGPNYAGPPKGSAALANPAFARGADAVTNGPALARWWEPLNDAQLSALIDAALAHNPSIDEAQARIREASAILRQRQAAGLPTLAPSFMAAHLDIPPISGSGDRTNFTFYNLGATASWEPDLWGADRRNNEAARATIGQRQASLADTQVSLSAQVAQAYVNLRDAQTRKALLTTLAERQSHALDLTKQRQSAGTATQQDVERAQADLQSTLAQGAPLQAQAEVAMNQLAVLTGQAPGALDSQLGAAQPIPTLPAQVAIGDPARLIAQRPDIRVAERALAASTAQIGVSKAKLLPNISFTGILGLGGSKLGDLVDPSMGAWGLLPQLKWSGLDWGKAHAVLRQSEAQRDTAEAQYRSAVLKALEDAESSLSRFGAARTRLAHLAQGEAAAQRDEALGAQRFAAGTASGLEQIGRENARLQASLSLAQANADLTLDFIAVNKALGLGWHE encoded by the coding sequence ATGACGATGCGTTTCCTTCCTTTCGCCATGGTTCTGCCGCTGGGGCTGGCTGCTTGCACTGTGGGGCCGAACTACGCCGGGCCGCCCAAAGGCTCTGCCGCTCTGGCCAACCCTGCCTTTGCGCGTGGCGCCGATGCAGTGACCAATGGCCCGGCTCTCGCCCGCTGGTGGGAGCCGCTCAACGACGCCCAGCTCTCCGCGCTGATCGACGCCGCGCTGGCGCATAACCCCTCCATCGACGAGGCGCAGGCGCGCATCCGCGAGGCGAGCGCCATTCTGCGCCAGCGTCAGGCGGCGGGCCTGCCCACGCTGGCGCCCAGCTTTATGGCGGCGCATCTCGACATTCCGCCGATCAGCGGCAGCGGCGACCGCACCAATTTCACCTTCTACAATCTGGGCGCCACCGCCTCGTGGGAGCCTGATCTGTGGGGCGCGGACCGCCGCAACAACGAAGCCGCGCGCGCCACCATCGGCCAGCGACAGGCCAGCCTTGCCGATACGCAGGTCAGCCTTTCGGCACAGGTCGCGCAGGCCTATGTCAACCTGCGCGATGCCCAGACCCGCAAGGCGCTGCTCACCACGCTGGCCGAGCGCCAGAGCCATGCGCTGGATCTGACCAAGCAGCGTCAGAGCGCGGGCACCGCCACGCAGCAGGATGTGGAGCGTGCTCAGGCCGATCTGCAATCGACGCTGGCACAGGGCGCGCCCTTGCAGGCTCAGGCCGAGGTGGCGATGAACCAGCTGGCCGTGCTGACGGGGCAGGCGCCCGGCGCTCTGGACAGCCAGCTTGGCGCTGCGCAGCCGATCCCCACGCTGCCTGCTCAGGTGGCCATTGGCGATCCGGCGCGGCTGATTGCCCAGCGGCCCGATATTCGCGTGGCCGAAAGGGCGCTGGCCGCCAGCACGGCGCAGATCGGCGTCAGCAAGGCCAAGCTGCTGCCCAACATCAGCTTTACCGGCATTCTGGGTCTGGGCGGTAGCAAGCTGGGCGATCTGGTCGATCCCTCGATGGGCGCATGGGGCCTGCTGCCTCAGCTCAAATGGTCCGGGCTGGATTGGGGCAAGGCCCATGCCGTGCTGCGCCAGTCCGAAGCCCAGCGCGACACGGCCGAGGCGCAATACCGCAGCGCGGTGCTCAAAGCGCTGGAGGATGCCGAAAGCAGCCTCTCCCGCTTCGGCGCGGCGCGCACGCGTCTGGCGCATCTGGCGCAGGGCGAGGCAGCGGCACAGCGCGACGAAGCCCTGGGTGCCCAGCGTTTCGCGGCGGGCACGGCCTCCGGGCTGGAGCAGATCGGGCGCGAGAATGCCCGGCTTCAGGCCAGCCTGTCGCTGGCTCAGGCCAATGCCGATCTGACGCTGGACTTTATCGCGGTGAACAAGGCGCTGGGTTTAGGCTGGCACGAATAA
- a CDS encoding MDR family MFS transporter has protein sequence MAGDLPHPPPPPEKADLTAWLAVAAGTLGALMATLDISIVNSALPTIQGEIGASGTEGTWVATSYLVAEIVIIPLAAWFQRVLGLRTFLLIAASLFTLFSMLCGMAGTLPQMIIGRVGQGFTGGALIPTAQTIIAMRLPRSQQPIGIAAFGVTAVMGPVMGPLIGGWLTENVSWHYAFFLNLPVCIALLALLIIGLPHEKSHLNQFKEADWFGIIGLALGLGGLTVLLEEGQREQWFASDLIRYMALVSGLGFVSIAVGQFTAKRPVIKLRLLADRQFGAVAMMGIVLGIVLYGTSYAIPQFLALIAGYNALQSGKIVLLSGIPSLFMMAIVPILLKRIDVRIAVAAGLLIMGTSALFDTDLTAVSDGGDFVASQLMRGVGQILGMLFLSQACVRSVSREDSGDASGLFNAFRNLGGSFALAGIAIVQDQRSWFHARRIEETLNANGHLVQAKVASLGGIIRAAPQLEQQIEQQALVMTFNDIFWIMGMGTLIVLPLVLFLRPFPSDAAPSAPMH, from the coding sequence ATGGCCGGCGATCTGCCCCATCCTCCGCCCCCGCCCGAAAAGGCGGATCTGACCGCATGGCTCGCCGTGGCGGCGGGCACGCTGGGCGCGCTGATGGCGACGCTCGACATTTCGATCGTCAACTCCGCCCTGCCCACCATTCAGGGCGAGATCGGCGCATCCGGCACCGAGGGCACCTGGGTCGCCACCAGCTATCTGGTGGCCGAAATCGTCATCATCCCGCTGGCCGCATGGTTTCAGCGGGTGCTGGGCCTGCGCACCTTTCTGCTGATCGCGGCCAGCCTGTTTACGTTGTTTTCGATGCTGTGCGGCATGGCGGGCACGCTGCCGCAGATGATCATCGGCCGCGTGGGGCAGGGCTTTACCGGCGGGGCGCTGATCCCCACCGCGCAGACCATCATCGCCATGCGATTGCCACGCAGCCAGCAACCCATCGGCATCGCCGCCTTCGGAGTGACCGCCGTGATGGGCCCGGTGATGGGCCCGCTGATCGGCGGCTGGCTGACCGAGAATGTCAGCTGGCACTATGCCTTTTTCCTCAATCTGCCGGTGTGCATCGCGCTGCTGGCGCTGCTGATCATCGGCCTGCCGCATGAAAAGAGCCACCTCAACCAGTTCAAGGAGGCCGACTGGTTCGGCATCATCGGGCTGGCGCTGGGGCTGGGCGGGCTGACCGTGCTGCTGGAAGAAGGCCAGCGTGAGCAATGGTTCGCCTCCGATCTGATCCGTTATATGGCGTTGGTGTCGGGGCTGGGCTTCGTGAGCATTGCCGTCGGGCAGTTCACCGCGAAACGCCCCGTCATCAAGCTGCGCCTGCTGGCCGACCGGCAGTTCGGCGCGGTGGCGATGATGGGCATTGTGCTGGGGATCGTGCTCTATGGCACATCCTATGCGATCCCGCAGTTTCTGGCGCTGATCGCGGGGTACAATGCCTTGCAATCGGGCAAGATCGTGCTGCTTTCGGGCATTCCCAGCCTGTTTATGATGGCGATCGTGCCGATCCTGTTGAAGCGCATCGATGTGCGGATCGCGGTGGCCGCGGGGCTGCTGATCATGGGCACCTCGGCACTGTTCGATACGGATCTGACGGCTGTTTCGGATGGCGGGGATTTCGTCGCTTCGCAGCTGATGCGCGGTGTCGGGCAGATTCTGGGCATGCTGTTCCTGAGTCAGGCCTGTGTGCGGTCGGTCTCGCGTGAGGATTCGGGCGATGCCTCGGGGCTTTTCAATGCTTTCCGTAATCTGGGGGGCAGCTTCGCGCTGGCGGGCATCGCCATCGTGCAGGATCAGCGCTCGTGGTTCCACGCCCGTCGCATTGAGGAAACGCTCAACGCCAATGGCCATCTGGTGCAGGCCAAGGTGGCCTCGCTGGGCGGGATCATCCGTGCCGCGCCCCAGCTGGAGCAGCAGATCGAGCAGCAGGCGCTGGTGATGACCTTCAACGATATCTTCTGGATCATGGGCATGGGCACGCTGATCGTGCTGCCGCTGGTCCTGTTCCTTCGCCCTTTCCCCAGCGATGCCGCGCCCAGCGCGCCGATGCATTGA
- a CDS encoding HlyD family secretion protein translates to MSESSSPAPESMPEEADSPAKKRRTRLVLSVLGVTALVVGGWWLINYETTGKYLEDTNDATIQVDSVVVSPRIAGYVAQVLVTDNQDVKAGTPLVRIDARDFQAKSSQASAQIEVADALVANAKAGIGEQEAAIEQSRAQLVVAQAKAAYDAEQVRRYTPLVASGAEQGQQLAQLRSNAQQSAAQVRAQQAAILGQQRKITSLQAQIEQAKAQGAGGKAQLAAANVDVDATLIRASEDGRIGDKSVTPGQYVQAGTRLMTLVPLSKIYVTANFKETQLELMRPGQPVKIKVDALGGRAVNGTVESMAPGTGAQFSLIPPSNATGNFTKIVQRVPVRIRIDADAATRRLLVPGLSVTTIVNTKSAKDEAH, encoded by the coding sequence ATGAGCGAGTCTTCCTCCCCCGCCCCGGAATCCATGCCCGAGGAGGCCGATAGCCCCGCCAAGAAGCGTCGTACCCGGCTGGTTCTCTCGGTTCTGGGCGTGACGGCGCTGGTCGTCGGCGGCTGGTGGCTGATCAATTATGAGACCACCGGCAAATATCTCGAAGACACCAATGATGCGACGATTCAGGTCGATTCGGTGGTCGTTTCGCCGCGGATCGCCGGTTACGTCGCTCAGGTGCTGGTGACGGACAATCAGGATGTGAAGGCTGGCACGCCGCTGGTGCGCATCGATGCCCGCGATTTCCAGGCGAAATCCTCGCAGGCCTCGGCGCAGATCGAGGTGGCTGATGCGCTGGTCGCCAATGCCAAGGCCGGGATCGGCGAGCAGGAAGCCGCCATCGAGCAGTCGCGCGCCCAGCTTGTCGTGGCGCAGGCCAAGGCCGCCTATGATGCCGAGCAGGTGCGCCGCTATACGCCGCTGGTCGCCAGCGGGGCCGAGCAGGGCCAGCAGCTGGCGCAGCTGCGCAGCAATGCCCAGCAGTCGGCGGCTCAGGTGCGCGCGCAGCAGGCCGCGATCCTTGGCCAGCAGCGCAAGATCACCTCGCTTCAGGCCCAGATCGAGCAGGCCAAGGCGCAGGGCGCGGGCGGCAAGGCTCAGTTGGCGGCGGCGAATGTCGATGTCGACGCCACGCTGATCCGCGCCAGCGAGGATGGCCGCATCGGTGACAAGAGCGTCACCCCGGGCCAATATGTGCAGGCGGGCACGCGCCTGATGACGCTGGTGCCGCTGAGCAAAATCTATGTCACCGCCAATTTCAAGGAAACCCAGCTTGAGCTGATGCGCCCCGGTCAGCCGGTGAAGATCAAGGTCGATGCTCTGGGTGGCCGCGCCGTCAATGGCACGGTGGAGAGCATGGCGCCGGGCACGGGGGCGCAATTCTCGCTGATCCCGCCCAGCAATGCGACCGGCAACTTCACCAAGATCGTCCAGCGCGTGCCGGTGCGCATCCGCATCGATGCCGATGCCGCCACGCGCCGCCTGCTGGTGCCGGGCCTGTCTGTGACCACGATCGTCAACACCAAATCCGCCAAGGATGAGGCGCACTAA
- a CDS encoding NAD(P)H-dependent flavin oxidoreductase encodes MSLLDQLGVTLPLVQAPMAGVSTPELAAAVSHAGALGSIAVGATDAAGARTMIAKTRALTDRAFNVNLFVHATPQADPVREAAWLEALTPVFAEFGAQPPAQLSTIYTSFADDPAMLALLLEARPAVVSFHFGLPSAEAIAALKGAGIVLLACATSPAEALTVADAGVDAVVAQGIEAGGHRGIFDPEAPDDRLGTLALTRLLVKQGRLPVIAAGGIMDGAGIAAALKLGAVAAQLGTAFVPCPESAADAAFRAALAGPGAGHTAFTKLISGRIARSLPNRFTALEAALGGLQPPDYPRTYDAGKALNAAAKAKGETGFAAQWAGQGAPLARALPAAELVALLARELAEAQG; translated from the coding sequence ATGAGTCTTCTCGATCAGCTTGGTGTCACGCTTCCCCTGGTGCAGGCGCCGATGGCGGGCGTCTCCACGCCTGAACTGGCAGCGGCGGTGAGCCATGCAGGCGCTCTGGGCTCGATCGCGGTGGGCGCGACGGATGCGGCGGGCGCCAGAACGATGATCGCCAAGACGCGTGCGCTGACGGACAGGGCTTTCAACGTCAATCTCTTCGTCCACGCCACGCCTCAGGCAGATCCTGTGCGCGAAGCCGCATGGCTGGAGGCCCTGACTCCCGTTTTCGCGGAATTCGGCGCTCAGCCACCTGCGCAGCTTTCCACCATCTACACCAGCTTTGCCGATGATCCGGCGATGCTGGCCCTGTTGCTGGAGGCGCGCCCGGCGGTGGTCAGCTTCCATTTCGGCCTGCCCTCGGCGGAAGCGATTGCGGCGCTGAAGGGCGCAGGCATTGTGCTGCTGGCCTGCGCCACCAGCCCTGCCGAGGCTCTGACGGTGGCCGATGCCGGTGTGGACGCCGTGGTGGCGCAGGGCATCGAGGCGGGCGGGCATCGCGGTATCTTCGATCCCGAAGCGCCAGACGACCGGCTGGGCACGCTGGCGCTCACCCGCCTGCTGGTGAAGCAGGGCCGCCTGCCGGTGATCGCCGCGGGCGGGATCATGGATGGCGCGGGGATCGCCGCCGCGCTGAAGCTGGGCGCCGTTGCTGCGCAACTGGGCACCGCCTTTGTGCCCTGCCCGGAAAGCGCTGCCGATGCGGCCTTCCGGGCGGCTCTGGCCGGGCCGGGGGCGGGGCATACTGCGTTCACGAAACTGATTTCGGGCCGCATCGCGCGCAGCCTGCCCAATCGCTTTACCGCTCTGGAAGCTGCGCTGGGCGGGCTGCAGCCCCCCGACTACCCCCGCACCTATGACGCCGGAAAGGCGCTGAACGCCGCCGCCAAGGCCAAGGGCGAAACCGGCTTTGCCGCGCAATGGGCCGGGCAGGGGGCTCCGCTGGCCCGGGCCTTGCCCGCTGCCGAGCTGGTTGCCCTGCTGGCGCGTGAACTGGCCGAGGCGCAGGGCTGA
- the trhO gene encoding oxygen-dependent tRNA uridine(34) hydroxylase TrhO gives MQADPTPLCPPSLCVAALYQFAPFADCAALRAPLQALCDEEGIKGTLLLAPEGINGTVAGTDQSIARLIQHIRALPGCAGLDVKFSTAPAMPFHRMKVRIKREIVTMGQPDIDPLASVGTYVEPQDWNALIADPDTIVIDTRNDYEVAVGTFAGAIDPQTRSFSEFPAWFREQREALLGAGKPPKVAMFCTGGIRCEKSTAFLKAEGVEEVYHLKGGILNYLEKVPEADSLWQGECFVFDQRVTIGHGLAQGSHLLCHACRRPITEADTASPLYEEGVSCPACHGERTDAQRASYRERHRQEALAARRGEAHLGARHDLDREARHATDMPS, from the coding sequence ATGCAAGCCGATCCCACCCCTCTTTGCCCCCCATCCCTCTGCGTTGCGGCGCTCTACCAGTTCGCGCCCTTTGCCGATTGCGCCGCTCTGCGCGCGCCCTTGCAGGCGCTGTGCGACGAAGAGGGCATCAAGGGCACGCTGCTGCTGGCGCCCGAGGGGATCAACGGCACCGTCGCGGGCACGGATCAAAGCATCGCCCGCCTGATTCAGCATATCCGCGCCCTGCCCGGATGCGCCGGGCTGGATGTGAAATTCTCGACCGCGCCCGCCATGCCCTTCCACCGCATGAAGGTGCGCATCAAGCGCGAGATCGTCACCATGGGCCAGCCGGACATCGACCCGCTGGCCAGCGTCGGCACCTATGTCGAGCCGCAGGACTGGAACGCGCTGATCGCCGATCCCGACACCATCGTGATCGACACGCGCAATGATTACGAAGTGGCCGTGGGCACTTTCGCGGGCGCCATCGATCCGCAGACCCGCAGCTTCAGCGAATTCCCCGCATGGTTCCGGGAGCAGCGTGAAGCCCTATTGGGTGCGGGCAAGCCCCCCAAAGTGGCGATGTTCTGCACCGGCGGCATCCGCTGCGAGAAATCCACCGCCTTCCTCAAGGCCGAGGGCGTGGAAGAGGTCTATCACCTCAAGGGCGGCATCCTCAACTATCTGGAAAAGGTGCCCGAGGCCGACAGCCTGTGGCAGGGCGAATGCTTCGTCTTCGACCAGCGCGTCACCATCGGCCACGGTCTGGCGCAGGGCAGCCATCTGCTGTGCCACGCCTGCCGCCGCCCGATCACCGAGGCCGACACCGCCTCGCCGCTCTATGAGGAAGGCGTGAGCTGCCCGGCCTGCCACGGCGAGCGCACCGATGCCCAGCGTGCCTCCTATCGCGAAAGGCACCGGCAGGAAGCGCTGGCCGCCCGGCGCGGCGAGGCCCATCTGGGCGCGCGGCACGATCTTGACCGCGAGGCCCGTCACGCAACCGACATGCCCTCCTGA
- a CDS encoding NADPH-dependent FMN reductase, which yields MSIEHKVAVLIGSLRKESINRKLAHALIELAPAELKLSIVEIGDLPLYNQDLDDTPPEQWVRFRDEIAAARAVLFVTPEYNRSVPGVLKNAIDIGSRPYGHSVWNGKPGAVISASPGGIGGFGANHHLRQSLVFLNVPTMQQPEAYLGHADQLLDAEGKVSSEGNRKFLTSIIEAFAHWVDIHHY from the coding sequence ATGAGCATCGAACACAAGGTGGCGGTTCTGATCGGCAGCCTTCGCAAGGAATCGATCAACCGCAAGCTGGCCCACGCCCTGATCGAGCTGGCGCCCGCCGAACTGAAGCTCTCCATCGTGGAGATCGGCGATCTGCCGCTCTACAATCAGGATCTGGACGACACGCCTCCCGAACAATGGGTGCGTTTCCGCGACGAGATCGCCGCTGCCCGCGCCGTGCTTTTCGTGACGCCGGAATACAACCGCTCGGTGCCCGGCGTTTTGAAGAATGCCATCGACATCGGCTCGCGCCCCTATGGGCATAGCGTGTGGAACGGCAAGCCCGGCGCGGTGATCAGCGCCTCGCCCGGCGGCATCGGCGGCTTTGGCGCCAACCATCACCTGCGCCAGTCGCTGGTCTTCCTCAACGTGCCCACCATGCAGCAGCCCGAGGCCTATCTGGGCCATGCCGACCAGCTGCTCGACGCCGAGGGCAAGGTCAGCAGCGAGGGCAACCGCAAGTTCCTCACCAGCATCATCGAGGCCTTCGCGCATTGGGTGGATATCCACCACTACTGA
- a CDS encoding alpha/beta fold hydrolase translates to MPTVNIQGFDQYYELHGQADRPPVLLISGLGGTGASWGCQVERLAREFHVILPDQRGTGRSSRAADGYTTRQLAADMAGLLHHLGLGPVHVVGASTGGAIAQHMALDHPEAVASLVLSSSFARFDAYMHRQFAIRGRMAATWDRPSLLAGYSLFLFSPRYTREQPEAVQTWIDKAASHPASAEDRAIALKRIDMIAAHDTLPDLGRITVPTLVLCGEQNHCTPLPLSEEMAAAIAGARLVVMPEAGELIELEQPADYHRILASFLNSVV, encoded by the coding sequence GTGCCGACAGTGAACATCCAGGGCTTTGACCAATATTATGAGCTGCATGGGCAGGCCGATCGACCGCCTGTCCTCCTGATTTCTGGGCTTGGCGGAACGGGCGCGAGCTGGGGCTGTCAGGTCGAGCGTCTGGCTCGCGAATTCCATGTGATCTTGCCCGATCAGCGTGGCACCGGGCGCAGTTCACGGGCTGCTGATGGCTATACCACCCGGCAATTGGCCGCGGATATGGCGGGGCTGCTTCATCATCTGGGGCTGGGGCCGGTTCATGTGGTGGGGGCCTCCACCGGCGGTGCGATCGCGCAGCATATGGCGCTTGATCACCCTGAAGCGGTGGCATCGCTGGTGCTGTCTTCCTCTTTCGCCCGCTTCGATGCCTACATGCATCGGCAATTTGCCATTCGCGGCAGGATGGCTGCCACATGGGACAGGCCCTCGCTTCTGGCGGGTTATTCGCTGTTCCTCTTCTCGCCGCGCTACACCCGTGAACAGCCGGAGGCGGTCCAGACATGGATCGACAAGGCCGCCTCTCATCCCGCCAGCGCGGAGGATCGGGCCATTGCGCTCAAGCGGATCGATATGATCGCCGCGCATGACACGTTGCCGGACCTTGGCAGGATCACGGTGCCGACACTGGTGCTGTGCGGAGAGCAGAATCACTGCACGCCGCTGCCTCTGTCCGAAGAGATGGCTGCGGCGATTGCCGGCGCCAGACTGGTCGTCATGCCGGAAGCCGGCGAGCTGATCGAACTGGAGCAACCCGCCGATTACCATCGCATTCTTGCGAGTTTTCTCAACAGCGTGGTGTGA
- a CDS encoding MarR family winged helix-turn-helix transcriptional regulator codes for MSRYIPAIQLFAARLVLFHQKVAERLGLTATEFKALRLLELLGPLTLTQLAEEAGLGLGTMSGLVDKFVAEGLVLREKDQADRRRTLLSITQRGTGDAGQFYQDQSAAMANLLEGYEDSDFETIMAFLTQTSATLALSTKTLD; via the coding sequence ATGTCCCGCTACATCCCCGCCATCCAGCTTTTCGCCGCGCGTCTGGTGCTGTTCCATCAGAAGGTTGCGGAACGCCTTGGGCTGACCGCGACCGAGTTCAAGGCGCTGCGCCTGCTTGAACTGCTGGGCCCGCTCACGCTGACCCAATTGGCAGAAGAGGCGGGGCTCGGGCTGGGCACGATGAGCGGATTGGTGGACAAATTCGTGGCCGAGGGCCTTGTCCTTCGCGAGAAGGATCAGGCCGACCGGCGACGCACGCTGCTGTCCATCACGCAGCGCGGAACGGGCGACGCCGGCCAATTCTACCAGGATCAGAGCGCGGCCATGGCAAACCTGCTGGAAGGCTATGAAGACAGCGACTTCGAAACGATCATGGCCTTCCTGACGCAGACCAGCGCAACCCTGGCCCTCTCGACCAAGACTTTGGATTAA